One genomic window of Evansella cellulosilytica DSM 2522 includes the following:
- a CDS encoding four helix bundle protein, producing the protein MTNNIVNQIQREYRRNRELSNYSIFDIEASLKNLAEKGIIWVLKDLRDICEAEEILIEKYLHDYRANQIYDNLEEFLNIQSSKNLTEAISSKPSQSTKPSKEKQTKKRQHLEVRDVTHFIGYKKAMELEKKVIELCQNFPSYEVDYIVNQIERSASSIKERIEMGEQIYVGEKFNQYSIAIGSAKETTAWLQISMGQEYITRDQFDELDNLTTQVVRILTKSLSNIKEKEGKGMDLPCPYTPDVKNFGAYNNALLLVEKIYEITNRKEFWKEKIIVKKLRRRATSCAANIAEAHQLYILKKFRFFNDSLKALDGLDSLLETCLFKGIISEKELKEIGVLRISIRNILSTKMSNLSKEKAG; encoded by the coding sequence ATGACGAACAACATAGTCAATCAGATTCAGCGTGAGTACAGAAGAAATCGGGAACTATCAAATTACAGCATCTTCGATATAGAAGCTAGTCTTAAGAATCTTGCAGAGAAAGGAATTATATGGGTTCTGAAAGACTTAAGGGATATTTGTGAAGCAGAAGAAATATTGATAGAAAAATACCTTCATGATTACAGAGCCAATCAGATTTACGACAACCTCGAAGAATTCCTCAATATTCAATCCTCCAAGAATCTTACCGAAGCAATTTCAAGTAAACCCTCACAATCAACAAAACCCTCAAAAGAAAAGCAAACTAAGAAACGACAGCATCTTGAAGTAAGGGATGTAACTCATTTCATTGGTTATAAAAAGGCTATGGAGCTAGAAAAAAAAGTAATTGAACTATGTCAGAACTTTCCTTCATACGAAGTTGACTACATTGTAAACCAGATAGAAAGAAGTGCTAGTTCAATTAAAGAAAGGATTGAAATGGGTGAACAAATATATGTAGGAGAAAAGTTTAACCAATACAGCATCGCTATAGGATCAGCAAAAGAAACCACAGCATGGCTCCAAATATCAATGGGGCAGGAGTATATAACACGGGATCAATTTGATGAGTTGGATAACTTAACAACACAAGTGGTACGGATTCTAACAAAGAGCCTATCCAACATTAAAGAGAAAGAGGGAAAAGGTATGGATTTGCCATGTCCCTATACACCTGATGTAAAGAATTTTGGTGCCTATAATAATGCCTTGCTGCTGGTTGAAAAGATTTATGAGATTACAAATAGAAAAGAATTTTGGAAAGAAAAAATCATTGTAAAGAAACTAAGGAGACGTGCAACATCATGTGCTGCAAACATTGCAGAAGCACACCAACTATACATCCTAAAAAAGTTCCGTTTCTTCAATGATTCACTAAAGGCATTGGATGGTCTTGATAGTTTGTTGGAAACATGCTTATTCAAAGGGATTATTTCGGAGAAGGAATTAAAAGAGATCGGTGTGCTGAGGATCTCTATACGGAATATACTTTCGACAAAAATGTCAAACTTGAGTAAAGAAAAAGCAGGCTGA
- a CDS encoding tyrosine-type recombinase/integrase: protein MKLLKVVQPIRDLKQLEAVKAYLRGKNKRDFLLFMVGISSALRISDILKLRVNHVWDGKKPLGFIEMNEKKTGKYKRFPITPNLTKAIKEYMKEFPEKQREDYLFTSRKGINQPISRQYAASMLNEACDMVGIKERFGTHGLRKTWALFAFKKGISLDYICMALNHNSIAETKRYIGLLQEDLDNLYLQVNL from the coding sequence GTGAAACTATTGAAAGTTGTCCAGCCTATTAGGGATTTAAAGCAGCTTGAAGCGGTAAAAGCATATTTACGAGGGAAGAATAAAAGAGACTTTTTACTCTTTATGGTGGGAATCTCATCTGCTTTAAGGATTAGTGATATTTTGAAATTGCGAGTTAACCATGTATGGGATGGAAAGAAACCACTGGGGTTTATAGAAATGAATGAGAAGAAAACTGGTAAATATAAAAGGTTTCCGATTACACCGAACCTAACAAAGGCTATCAAGGAATACATGAAGGAATTTCCTGAAAAGCAAAGGGAAGATTACCTGTTTACAAGTAGGAAAGGAATCAATCAACCGATTTCTAGACAATATGCAGCATCAATGCTAAATGAAGCATGTGATATGGTCGGAATAAAAGAACGATTTGGGACGCACGGACTTCGGAAAACTTGGGCTCTATTCGCATTTAAAAAAGGTATATCACTTGATTACATATGTATGGCCCTAAACCACAATTCTATTGCTGAAACTAAAAGATATATTGGGTTGTTGCAGGAAGATCTCGATAATTTATACCTTCAGGTGAACCTATGA
- a CDS encoding ParM/StbA family protein — MKEQILIAVDCGKYQTKGIARYRGKTFMVSFRTKMMPVSRLGVDIQPNSFLVEYLGNEYLIGNMVSEDFVDYSLTKNSTIHQISIYTAISQLLQKANAPANVDIRLAVNVPISTYKDSVQKDSFKQMVENRRGSIHLLVNGRTHSFELSDVTLAFEGMGEVYSKPDVYKDKNTIVVDLGGLNTTLCTFSGIQPLVNTMIVSDLGINVLKGRIGKAINERYGLSVSADDLEQVLRSGYFASKGEVFEESKVFIEELKYDHVQQIIRFARSRGYTFNMSDIHFVGGGAIILKRYIKQEFPHAVILDNPQYSNCLSFLKILEVKYAKH; from the coding sequence ATGAAAGAACAAATATTGATTGCAGTTGACTGTGGCAAGTACCAAACAAAAGGAATTGCTAGATACAGAGGGAAAACCTTCATGGTATCCTTTCGCACTAAGATGATGCCTGTTTCTAGACTAGGAGTGGATATTCAGCCAAACTCTTTTCTAGTCGAATATCTTGGCAATGAGTATCTAATAGGAAATATGGTCAGTGAAGACTTTGTTGATTACTCCCTCACAAAAAACTCTACCATCCACCAAATCTCCATCTACACTGCAATTTCCCAGTTGTTACAAAAGGCAAATGCTCCAGCAAATGTTGACATCCGATTGGCGGTCAATGTTCCAATATCCACATATAAGGATTCCGTGCAAAAGGATAGTTTTAAACAGATGGTGGAGAACCGTAGAGGCTCCATTCATCTTTTAGTGAACGGGAGAACCCACTCATTTGAATTATCCGATGTGACATTAGCGTTTGAGGGTATGGGTGAAGTCTATTCCAAACCCGATGTTTACAAGGATAAGAATACCATTGTAGTAGATTTAGGAGGACTCAATACAACCTTGTGTACGTTTTCTGGAATTCAACCCCTAGTCAATACCATGATTGTGTCAGACTTAGGCATAAATGTTCTAAAGGGGAGAATTGGGAAGGCCATTAATGAACGCTACGGACTTTCTGTTTCTGCGGATGACCTAGAACAGGTTTTACGGAGTGGTTATTTTGCTAGCAAGGGAGAAGTCTTTGAGGAGAGTAAGGTATTCATTGAAGAGTTGAAATACGATCACGTTCAGCAAATTATTCGCTTTGCTAGGTCACGTGGTTATACCTTCAACATGTCGGACATCCATTTCGTGGGTGGAGGGGCAATCATCCTCAAACGATATATCAAGCAAGAATTTCCACATGCGGTCATTTTAGACAACCCACAGTACTCCAATTGTCTTTCTTTCCTGAAAATTCTAGAGGTCAAATATGCCAAACATTAG
- a CDS encoding DNA cytosine methyltransferase, which produces MIFRKGELFNGPGGLALGAKNAGFIHPETGEEWKIQHVWSNDYDSNACKTYGYNICGDENDESVHIGPVENLPIGNKDVIGDIDCFAFGFPCNDYSQVGEKKGLNGTFGPLYSYGIKVLRLYQPKFFIAENVGGLQSANEGQAFVKILSELEEVGYKLTPHLYRFEEYGVPQARHRIIIVGIRNDLAKEGIEFKVPAPTTLASTEYKTSRQAILEPPIPEDAPNHEMPRHTKKVQEMLSYIPAGENAWYLGIPEELRLNVKGARLSSIYKRLDPNRPAYTVTGSGGGGTHMYHWSENRALTNRERARLQTFPDDFMFFGSKEAIRKQIGMAVPPEGAKIVFNAVLKTFAGIEYDSIPPIEKLQLENLRGTKKESVKELVTSL; this is translated from the coding sequence ATGATTTTTCGTAAGGGAGAGTTATTTAACGGACCGGGAGGACTAGCCCTAGGAGCAAAAAATGCTGGTTTTATTCACCCGGAAACTGGTGAAGAATGGAAAATTCAGCATGTGTGGTCAAATGATTATGATAGCAACGCATGTAAAACATATGGATATAATATCTGTGGTGATGAAAATGATGAGTCGGTTCATATAGGACCAGTTGAGAATCTACCAATAGGCAATAAAGACGTAATAGGAGATATTGATTGCTTTGCATTCGGTTTTCCTTGCAACGATTACTCCCAGGTTGGAGAGAAAAAGGGCTTAAATGGTACTTTCGGACCCTTGTATTCCTATGGAATTAAGGTATTGAGATTATACCAGCCTAAATTTTTTATAGCTGAAAACGTGGGTGGACTCCAGTCTGCTAATGAAGGTCAGGCATTCGTAAAAATTTTATCGGAATTAGAGGAAGTGGGTTACAAATTAACACCACACTTATATAGGTTTGAAGAATATGGTGTTCCACAAGCACGGCATAGAATTATTATCGTGGGAATTCGAAATGACTTAGCAAAAGAAGGGATTGAATTTAAAGTTCCTGCACCAACCACTTTAGCATCAACAGAGTATAAAACTTCTCGACAAGCTATTTTGGAGCCTCCAATTCCTGAAGATGCACCAAATCATGAAATGCCAAGACATACAAAAAAGGTTCAAGAGATGTTAAGTTATATTCCAGCTGGGGAGAATGCTTGGTATCTTGGTATTCCTGAAGAACTACGCCTGAATGTGAAAGGGGCACGGCTAAGTTCGATCTATAAAAGATTAGATCCTAATCGACCTGCCTATACCGTTACAGGAAGCGGTGGTGGTGGTACTCATATGTACCATTGGAGCGAGAATAGAGCCTTAACAAACCGTGAAAGAGCTAGACTTCAAACATTTCCTGATGATTTTATGTTTTTTGGGAGTAAGGAAGCTATTAGAAAACAAATCGGAATGGCAGTTCCACCTGAAGGAGCAAAAATTGTATTTAATGCGGTACTAAAAACTTTTGCTGGAATAGAGTATGATTCAATTCCACCAATTGAAAAATTACAATTAGAAAACCTAAGAGGTACAAAGAAAGAGTCTGTTAAGGAGTTAGTTACCTCACTATAA
- a CDS encoding DUF4433 domain-containing protein has product MFREDIKRAAEDNGIRFLLHFTRAENLNSIFRYGILSVSKQKSLSLEVSRNDPNRYDEFLNATSVSIHLPNNILLYKYKNKFNCEWVVLGIKPDIIWEKRCGFCNENAASSNVSKIPLNKRMSVESLNGLFNNISGKPSRSKLNIDKSLTTSPQAEVLVFEDIEPSYIWGVAFESNYAKNKYKENIPSSIKIEIVPELFRFAIRPDYLHW; this is encoded by the coding sequence ATGTTTAGAGAAGATATTAAAAGAGCTGCAGAAGATAATGGAATACGATTCTTATTGCATTTTACTAGAGCAGAGAATCTTAATAGTATTTTCCGATATGGAATTTTATCAGTTTCAAAGCAAAAAAGTCTAAGTCTTGAAGTGTCGAGGAATGATCCAAATAGGTATGACGAATTTTTAAATGCAACAAGTGTGTCTATTCATTTACCAAATAATATTCTACTGTACAAATATAAAAATAAGTTTAATTGTGAATGGGTTGTATTGGGCATAAAACCAGATATCATTTGGGAAAAAAGATGTGGATTTTGTAATGAAAATGCTGCAAGTTCTAATGTCTCTAAGATACCATTAAACAAAAGAATGAGTGTCGAATCTCTAAATGGGTTGTTTAATAACATAAGTGGAAAACCATCAAGAAGTAAATTAAACATTGATAAATCCTTAACAACGAGCCCTCAAGCTGAAGTCTTAGTTTTTGAAGATATAGAACCTTCCTATATTTGGGGCGTTGCATTTGAAAGCAATTATGCTAAAAATAAATATAAAGAAAATATTCCTAGTTCAATAAAAATAGAAATAGTTCCCGAATTATTCCGTTTTGCCATAAGGCCTGATTACTTGCACTGGTAA
- a CDS encoding heteromeric transposase endonuclease subunit TnsA, with amino-acid sequence MIREWNETTINRFLKEKRGQGMGKDYKPWLQVQDIASKGRSTRIFGHTTQRVHHLLSDLQLYYFYFLEFDNDVADIREQYPLLDFHDMNIQVDEELTKKLFDKKTQVPHIFTVSFLVTRKGENGEPYYQARIIKQSHELEKSATLQRIELQRRYFEKKGIDFGIVTEKEINKQLARNIGWVLNSYDIQDYPILTSNLVHLKRDMVQCLSNKYDTFQGVFSRLERGYSLDEGLGLILFKHLIANKEISMDLTKKIYLTSSIENYQVEVVGKNGGDNRYAVGH; translated from the coding sequence ATGATTAGAGAATGGAACGAAACAACTATCAATAGGTTTCTGAAAGAAAAACGAGGACAAGGAATGGGTAAAGACTATAAGCCATGGCTACAGGTTCAAGATATAGCCTCTAAGGGCAGATCCACTCGCATTTTTGGTCATACCACACAAAGGGTGCATCATCTGTTGAGTGATTTGCAGTTATATTACTTCTATTTTTTAGAGTTTGATAATGATGTTGCTGACATAAGAGAGCAGTATCCTTTACTAGATTTCCATGACATGAATATTCAAGTGGACGAAGAGCTAACAAAGAAACTGTTTGATAAGAAGACTCAAGTACCACATATCTTTACGGTTTCTTTTTTGGTTACAAGAAAGGGAGAAAATGGTGAACCTTATTATCAAGCAAGAATCATCAAGCAATCGCATGAGTTGGAAAAAAGTGCAACCTTGCAACGAATTGAACTGCAAAGAAGGTATTTTGAGAAGAAAGGGATTGATTTTGGGATAGTTACAGAAAAAGAAATTAATAAACAATTGGCACGAAATATTGGTTGGGTATTGAATTCCTATGACATTCAAGATTACCCCATACTTACTTCCAATTTAGTGCACTTAAAACGGGATATGGTTCAGTGTCTATCCAATAAATATGATACGTTTCAAGGGGTTTTCTCCCGATTGGAAAGGGGATATAGCTTAGATGAAGGTTTGGGACTAATTTTGTTTAAACATTTAATAGCCAATAAAGAAATAAGCATGGATTTAACCAAAAAAATCTATTTGACTTCTAGTATCGAAAACTATCAGGTTGAAGTTGTGGGTAAAAATGGTGGTGATAATAGATATGCAGTTGGTCATTAA
- a CDS encoding AraC family transcriptional regulator has translation MNAISLVLDYIEEHYHDEINEKTVEYVTGCTFEEFAKKFKEKTGVTFSTYLVRRQLTRINDELCNITCEKDLNCSPFQSWEELSTLFKSEFKIPIDTATKNEHFILQEKIGSKEWNMCDLVIRDLLNRFECPSKALRYLLSLQPYYFEVDSEVIQPSRSNLISSIVKKVHGELSLSEFRKIVTILENYYMLESDYYSKHSIDVSKRYILVFRGLINKLVWEYGAGFDYEVNELKTLWSVSHDKELISHKWHSNLSQSVMEAIKQQDLGNISFANIDELFGWVDVYFSKQKKRINNQNFNKFTRYKLIEEGCKNLEEEDLTTMINTLLVQGLLFLQLR, from the coding sequence ATGAATGCTATTTCATTAGTCTTGGATTACATTGAAGAACATTATCATGATGAAATCAATGAAAAAACGGTTGAGTATGTAACAGGCTGCACTTTTGAAGAATTTGCGAAGAAGTTTAAGGAAAAGACGGGGGTAACGTTTTCTACATACTTAGTACGAAGGCAACTAACCAGAATAAATGATGAACTCTGCAACATTACCTGTGAAAAGGATTTGAACTGTTCACCATTCCAAAGTTGGGAAGAACTTTCAACCCTTTTTAAATCAGAATTTAAGATCCCTATTGATACAGCCACTAAGAATGAACACTTCATTCTTCAAGAAAAAATAGGGTCTAAGGAATGGAATATGTGTGACTTAGTTATAAGAGATTTGCTTAATAGATTTGAGTGTCCTAGTAAGGCTCTAAGGTACTTATTGTCACTTCAGCCCTATTATTTTGAAGTGGATTCGGAAGTCATACAACCTTCAAGGAGTAATCTAATATCCAGTATTGTTAAGAAAGTACACGGAGAACTATCTCTAAGTGAGTTTAGAAAGATTGTTACCATACTGGAAAATTACTATATGCTGGAGAGTGATTACTATTCCAAACACTCAATTGATGTATCTAAAAGGTATATCTTGGTTTTTCGTGGATTAATAAATAAATTGGTATGGGAGTATGGAGCAGGATTTGATTATGAAGTGAATGAGTTGAAAACTCTGTGGTCAGTTTCACATGATAAAGAGCTTATTTCACATAAGTGGCATTCTAATTTGTCGCAAAGTGTCATGGAGGCAATAAAACAGCAAGATTTAGGCAACATCTCTTTCGCCAATATAGATGAACTTTTTGGTTGGGTTGATGTTTATTTTAGCAAACAAAAAAAGAGAATAAACAACCAGAATTTTAATAAATTTACACGATACAAGTTGATTGAGGAAGGATGTAAAAATTTAGAAGAGGAAGATTTAACTACAATGATAAATACTCTTCTTGTCCAAGGGTTACTCTTTTTACAATTACGATGA
- a CDS encoding DEAD/DEAH box helicase family protein, translating into MMQTTPQASNSLPNPQTSQYLQNKLLVTPYIQSYETKPTKYEAAKMQNFYKTVNIGNKSRYSYMGEYEFAHNVLETGTPHIVGSWVDSPNKRDEVKGYLTNMFEFDLDNMNHLSYQRKKELEKKLFENFYMVQRSFSSSDNYNDPRYHVYERVMEIEGCSYEQWAYAYKRRMEHWEQELGLSFDHSQHLLKLIYASGKKVHINRQQKATNLQPYMDEFLEEKKRLKVRKGKSSVKDKEVTRKLADDHFNNHYLPIGVNFDAIVKALEEMPLIDDYDEWFSFLQTFYSMMFEGLIDRNQAYKLCEIIDDDNGRYQEEFKKIERYGYVNRTIGSFIYDLNKYGIDTNGIFQLSEKHELKIDKEWEIEGYLSDDVQVCKEFKELVLNNPGKRILFIGDTGIGKSKFTLDVLDEFNERLQSFKRMYRSIGSLSYSIMAIPRRNLINNLKEDFSTNKSAVLTGSDELIKGQRESIIASNDKFLTTPDHAHIILDMKLTEGERVRRSDYDLETLEVLRHHRIMVLDECHMLANDSTFKSETIERYLVVEEEHMKSGGIVLHMTATPESLTTEGVYDLVIKVTQKDRKNPFHKAGFKVLSGKNTNEVDSMMLKLIREAIKKNPSRKLLVFVENKSLIEDFKKDLIEKGIKAVGVYAKREKDRSEEEKSIIGPGIIPEDVQVILGTTAMSAGISIVSGFDKQAETWVYCSSSSMNHEFTRLVQMSNRFRISREIPTYAAFNVFFQESSSEKQDNVFRYHAYVEEQIRKAKNSKIYIELIRGGSVPVIGKLDEIERNCGLFADKEGRLQVNIPAIESEGILKKVYNNYNNYRSLLKELEEKFTCQITDLDRSVTISKKELLRSKKTKGDAKAIIKQIALEQGYFEQLKEEYLSIRKDGELEFVRNTLSSGSKKDLQHFLITEPDIELVRKVFETHLRKRKLENYCYIEDLKAIEKIRDIRGREELTLEVQLIEMLDSVFERKKKGLEFKSSGEVSEFLKECLSKKLKEKKLELDASRFNPNTFKKLLNIRVRPSDGKKFYRVIGLKDEAYLSQTYGIQVPQICLKGVA; encoded by the coding sequence ATGATGCAAACAACTCCCCAAGCATCTAACTCCTTACCAAATCCTCAAACCTCTCAGTATCTTCAAAACAAGCTACTTGTTACCCCCTACATTCAATCCTATGAAACAAAGCCCACAAAATATGAAGCGGCAAAAATGCAAAACTTCTACAAAACAGTGAACATTGGAAACAAGTCTAGGTACAGTTATATGGGTGAGTATGAATTTGCTCATAATGTGTTAGAGACAGGTACACCACATATAGTAGGATCCTGGGTTGATTCACCCAACAAGAGAGATGAGGTTAAGGGTTATCTGACGAATATGTTTGAATTCGACTTGGATAACATGAACCACCTATCTTACCAGAGAAAGAAGGAGCTAGAAAAGAAGCTATTTGAAAACTTCTACATGGTTCAACGCTCATTCTCGAGTAGTGATAATTATAATGATCCTCGCTACCATGTATATGAGAGGGTTATGGAGATTGAAGGCTGTTCTTATGAGCAATGGGCTTATGCTTATAAGCGAAGAATGGAGCATTGGGAGCAAGAACTAGGGTTATCGTTTGACCACTCTCAGCACTTGCTGAAGCTAATTTATGCTTCTGGCAAGAAAGTCCATATAAATAGGCAACAAAAGGCAACAAACCTACAGCCCTATATGGATGAATTCCTCGAGGAGAAGAAGCGATTGAAAGTTAGAAAAGGTAAATCATCTGTAAAAGACAAAGAAGTCACAAGGAAATTGGCTGACGACCACTTCAACAATCACTATCTGCCAATTGGGGTTAACTTTGATGCGATTGTGAAGGCTCTTGAAGAAATGCCACTTATTGATGATTACGATGAATGGTTTAGCTTTCTTCAAACATTTTACAGTATGATGTTTGAGGGATTGATTGATAGAAACCAAGCATACAAACTGTGTGAGATCATAGATGATGACAATGGGAGATACCAAGAAGAATTCAAGAAAATTGAGCGTTATGGGTATGTTAATCGCACGATAGGAAGTTTCATCTACGATTTGAACAAGTATGGGATTGATACAAATGGTATTTTCCAACTTAGTGAAAAACATGAGTTGAAGATTGATAAGGAGTGGGAAATTGAGGGGTATCTTTCAGACGATGTGCAAGTGTGTAAGGAGTTCAAAGAATTGGTTTTGAACAATCCAGGAAAACGTATTTTGTTTATCGGGGATACGGGGATTGGAAAATCAAAATTCACCCTAGATGTTCTTGATGAATTCAATGAAAGATTGCAGTCCTTCAAAAGAATGTATAGGAGCATTGGTAGTTTGTCATATTCGATTATGGCAATTCCAAGGAGAAACCTTATCAATAACCTTAAAGAGGACTTTTCCACAAATAAATCGGCAGTCTTAACCGGTTCGGATGAATTGATCAAGGGGCAACGTGAGAGCATCATTGCTTCCAATGATAAATTTCTGACTACACCAGATCATGCTCATATCATTCTGGACATGAAGTTAACTGAAGGAGAAAGAGTAAGGCGAAGCGACTATGATTTAGAGACATTGGAGGTTTTAAGGCATCACCGAATCATGGTTCTTGATGAGTGCCATATGTTAGCCAATGACTCAACATTCAAGTCAGAAACCATTGAAAGATATTTGGTGGTTGAGGAGGAGCATATGAAAAGTGGAGGTATAGTTCTACACATGACTGCAACGCCAGAGAGTCTAACAACGGAAGGTGTTTATGATCTAGTCATTAAGGTGACTCAAAAGGATCGGAAAAATCCTTTTCACAAGGCAGGCTTTAAAGTTCTGTCTGGTAAGAACACCAACGAAGTAGATTCAATGATGTTAAAGTTGATTAGAGAAGCGATCAAAAAAAATCCATCAAGAAAACTCCTTGTTTTCGTTGAAAATAAGTCATTGATTGAGGACTTTAAAAAGGACTTAATCGAAAAGGGCATAAAAGCAGTTGGTGTTTATGCAAAAAGGGAAAAAGATAGAAGTGAAGAGGAAAAATCCATTATTGGTCCTGGCATCATCCCTGAAGATGTACAAGTTATACTTGGGACAACAGCTATGAGTGCTGGAATCAGTATTGTATCTGGATTTGATAAACAAGCTGAAACATGGGTTTACTGTAGCAGTTCGAGCATGAATCACGAATTTACACGCCTGGTTCAAATGTCCAATCGCTTTAGAATCAGCAGAGAAATCCCAACTTATGCAGCCTTTAATGTGTTCTTTCAAGAAAGTTCTTCCGAAAAACAAGACAATGTTTTTCGGTATCATGCCTACGTAGAAGAACAAATAAGAAAAGCAAAAAATTCGAAAATCTACATTGAATTGATACGAGGTGGGAGTGTACCAGTTATCGGAAAATTAGACGAGATAGAACGGAATTGTGGATTGTTTGCAGACAAAGAAGGTAGGTTGCAGGTAAATATCCCTGCAATTGAGTCTGAAGGAATTCTGAAAAAGGTGTACAACAATTACAACAATTACCGTTCTCTCCTGAAAGAACTGGAAGAGAAATTCACCTGTCAAATCACTGATTTAGACAGGTCAGTAACAATAAGTAAGAAGGAGTTGTTGAGAAGCAAGAAAACAAAAGGGGATGCAAAAGCAATCATCAAGCAAATCGCTCTTGAGCAAGGGTATTTCGAACAGCTAAAGGAAGAGTATTTGTCTATTCGAAAAGATGGTGAACTTGAATTCGTTCGCAATACTTTATCAAGTGGAAGTAAAAAGGACTTGCAGCACTTTCTCATAACCGAACCTGATATTGAGTTGGTTAGGAAGGTTTTCGAAACGCATCTTAGGAAAAGAAAGTTAGAAAACTATTGCTACATCGAAGATTTAAAAGCTATTGAAAAAATCAGAGATATCAGAGGGAGAGAAGAATTAACACTGGAAGTTCAACTGATAGAGATGTTAGACTCAGTCTTTGAAAGAAAGAAAAAAGGACTTGAATTTAAGTCCAGTGGAGAAGTGAGTGAGTTTTTGAAAGAGTGCCTTTCCAAGAAACTAAAGGAAAAGAAACTTGAACTGGATGCCAGCCGGTTCAACCCTAACACTTTCAAAAAACTTCTCAATATTAGAGTAAGGCCATCGGATGGAAAAAAGTTTTACAGAGTAATAGGTTTAAAAGATGAAGCCTATCTCAGTCAAACATATGGGATACAAGTACCTCAGATTTGCTTAAAGGGAGTTGCATAG
- a CDS encoding bacteriophage abortive infection AbiH family protein, with the protein MANLFVIGNGFDLDHGLETSYNHFREYLLLNYPEIKMDELIVPDEIHLPDGGIEYDDAEVLSMLFYLINTAEQNEEKWSDIETALGYLDFSEAFDWFDDILDKDGDIDMWKTVYRNEDLSSQLVIPTTKIQNFFWEWVNSISLHSASPKSDFIKLLKDKEQFLSFNYTETLEIVYNISPENICHIHGKQTEEIYFGHGSKEDYYERYMQSHIGSQDGLSNIDEQLRKKTEKALEENLDFFESLRDANITNIYSYGFSFNEVDAIYFVEICKRINTKKVTWSFNDYDKANIEKYMEFLRSCGFKGDFKTFHIRE; encoded by the coding sequence GTGGCTAATCTTTTTGTAATTGGGAATGGATTTGATTTGGACCATGGGTTAGAAACATCATACAATCATTTTAGAGAGTATCTCCTCTTAAACTATCCAGAAATAAAAATGGATGAGTTGATAGTACCTGATGAAATTCATTTACCTGATGGTGGCATTGAATATGATGATGCAGAAGTATTGTCCATGCTTTTTTATTTAATAAATACTGCTGAGCAAAATGAAGAAAAGTGGAGTGACATAGAAACTGCACTAGGGTATTTAGATTTTAGTGAAGCGTTTGATTGGTTCGATGATATATTGGATAAAGATGGGGATATTGATATGTGGAAAACCGTATATCGAAATGAAGATCTATCTTCTCAATTAGTCATTCCAACTACAAAGATACAAAACTTCTTTTGGGAATGGGTAAATTCAATAAGTCTTCACTCAGCAAGCCCGAAAAGCGACTTTATTAAGCTATTAAAGGATAAAGAGCAGTTTTTATCATTCAATTATACTGAAACACTAGAGATAGTTTATAATATTTCTCCGGAAAATATCTGTCATATACATGGAAAGCAGACTGAAGAGATTTACTTTGGCCACGGGAGCAAGGAAGACTATTATGAGAGATATATGCAAAGTCATATCGGTTCTCAGGACGGTTTAAGTAATATTGATGAACAGTTGAGAAAGAAGACAGAAAAGGCTCTTGAAGAAAACTTGGACTTTTTTGAAAGTTTAAGAGATGCAAATATAACAAATATATATTCGTATGGTTTTTCATTTAATGAAGTGGATGCTATCTATTTTGTGGAAATATGTAAACGCATTAACACTAAGAAAGTCACTTGGTCCTTTAATGACTATGACAAAGCTAATATAGAGAAGTACATGGAATTTTTGAGAAGCTGTGGATTTAAAGGTGATTTTAAGACATTTCATATAAGAGAATAA